TCGCCGCGGACCCGGGCCGCGGACGCGGTGCGGGGTCGCGCACGGGTGGCGGTCCGCTCGGGCCGGGCCGCCGCGCGGGCGCTGACGGGCCGGGCGGGCGCCCTGCCGGGCTTCGTCGTCGTCGGCGCGCAGCGGTGCGGGACGACGTCGCTCTTCGACGACCTGTGCCGCCACCCGCAGGTCCGCCGGCCCACGGGCAAGGAGCTGCAGTACTTCACGCTCCACCACCGGCGGCCGCTGGCCTGGTACCGGGGGCACTTCCCCGTGACCGGTGCGGGCGAGCAGACCTTCGAGGCCTCGCCGTACTACCTCTTCCACCCGCACGCCGCCGAGCGCTTCGCCGCCGCCCTGCCGCGCACGCGCGCGGTGGTGCTCCTGCGCGACCCCGTCGAGCGGGCCGTCTCCCACCACCTGCACTCGGTGCGCAGCGGCCTCGAGCGGCTGCCGCTCGAGGAGGCCCTGGCCGCGGAGCCGGCCCGGATGGCGCGGGCGGAGCGGCTCGGCGTCGACTCGCGCGCGGGGCACCGCCTGCTGCGGGCCGGCTCGTACGCGGCCCGCGGCCGCTACGGGGAGCAGCTCGCGCGCTGGGTGGGGGCGCTGGGGCCCGAGCGCGTCCACGTCGTCCGCAGCGAGGACCTGCACGCCGACCCGGCGCACCACCTCGCCGCGCTGCAGGCCTTCCTCGGCCTCGACCCCGTGCCGCTCGACCACGCGCGGCGCACCCGGCGGCGCGACGACGGCGGGCCCGACCCGCTGCCCGCGGCCCGTCGGCTCCTCGAGGGCGCGTTCGACGCCGACGACGCGGTGCTGCGGCGCGTCACGGGGTGGACCTCGACCTGGTGACGTCCCGGGCGGCGCCGACCGGGATGACGGGGCGACGCCGGTCACGGCGCGCCCCCCTCCTCACCGGTGGACGCGGGCCCCGCCCCGGCTCGCGCGGGTCACCGCCGCCCCGACGGCGCCGTGGCGTCGGGGTGCGGGACCGGACGGACGTCGAGCCCGTCGATGCCGGCGAAGTCGCGCGGGTTGCACGTGTGCAGCGGCAGGCCCTCGGCCAGGGCCACGGCGGCGATGAGTGCGTCGTAGGCCCGCGCCGCCGGCTTCCGGCCGGCCGCCCGCAGCGAGGCGGCCACCTGGCCGAAGGCACGGGCGGCGCTCGCGTCCACCGGCAACGGGTCGAAGTCCGCCTCGGCCTGCTGCAGGTGCGCCTGCCGCGCGGCCCGTTCGGCGTCGGTCGTGGCGACCAGCGGGCCGACGGCGAGCTCGGCCAGGGTGATGACGGAGATCAGCGGCTCGTCCGGCAGGTCGGCGACGGCGTCGTCGTCCAGCCTGCCGAGGAGGAGCAGGGTGGACGTGTCGAGCAGTCCGCGGTCGGTCACAGCCCCGGGTCCAGGAGGTCGTCGACGTCCGCCCTCAGGCGGTCGGGGTCGACGACCGGCAGACGTCGACGACGCGCGACGAGCTGCTCGGCCGGGGCGGACCGCCTGAGCCGTGGCCTGAGCTCGGCGACCTCCGCCCCGTCCCTCGTGACCACGAGGGACGTGCCCCGTGCCACGCGGTCGAGGACCGCGCCCCCGTCGTTGCGCAGCTGCCTCACCGTCACGGTGTCCACGGCAGAACCGTATCACCGGTGATACACGAGGGACGGGCGCGTCACCCGGTGCCCGAGCACGTGCCGCTCGGCACGGGCGGCAGCCCCCGCGGCCGCGCCCGGCTCACACCGCGTAGCCCCAGCGGTCCAGCGGCTCCGCCAGCACGGCCTCGACGGCGGCGACCTGGCGCGGCGCCAGCTCGCGGCGGAAGGCCTCGCGGCGGCCGCGCTCGACCCGGTGGTGGCGGCGCAGCGCGGCCTGCAGCGCCGGCGTCCACGGCAGCCCGAGGAAGGCGAGCACCTCCTCGAGGCGGCCGCGGGGGTCGTCGAGGAGGTCCTCGTAGCGCAGGTCGTGCCACGTGCCCGGCGCCGCGGCGGCCCGGGCCCGCTCGGCCGCCTCGAGGAGCATCCGCCAGCCGAGCGCGGCGAGGACGACGAAGTCGCGGCCCGAGCGCTCCCACTCCTCGTGCAGGTCCGCCGGCAGCGGCCCGTAGATCCAGCGGTCGGGGCCGCGGCGCCCGTCCCACCACCCCATCTGGAGCCAGGAGGCGGCGACGGCGCGGCCGTCCCGGACGACGTGGACGGTCCGCGTCCCGGGCAGCGCGGCCTGCAGCAGCCCGGTCCGCGGCCACCCCGTGAGGTGCTGGACGAGGACCTCCGCGCCCTGCGCGGCGAGGCGGCGCTCGACGAAGGCCACGAGCCGGTCGCGGACGACGGGCGTGAGGTCGTCGGCGACGAGGTCGCGCGAGACCGTGGAGAAGCCGGGCATGACGTGGTGGTCGAGGAGGCGGTAGCCCTCGGAGGGCCGCACCCGCAGCCGGCCCCGCTCGAGCAGGCGGCCGGCCTCGGCGAGCGCACGCATCGACGACGGCCGCGCCCCGCCGGCGCGGTACAGCGCCCCGTTGCCGCGCCCGGCCGGACCGCCGGGGACGACCTGCCAGAGCCGGTCGTCGAGGCCCGAGACGAAGCCCGTGGCGGGGTGGCGGGCGACGAGCTCGGTGACGAGCGTCGTCCCGCTCCGGCCGGTGCCGGCCACGACGGCGAGGCGGGGCGTCGTCGGCGCCACCCGCGGGGCGCTCACGACGTCGCCCCGGGGCGGCCCGCGAGGGCGAGGCGGACCGGCGCGGTGAGGGCGCCGACGACGGCGCGGGGGCCCCGCGGCATCCGGGTGCGCCACTCGTCGTCCTCGCGGAGGGCGACGGCGCCCGAGCCGTGCCGGTCCGGGTTGCCGGCGACCGTGTGCGTCGGCGCGAGGTGCACCTGCGGGACGCCGTCCGCCCCGCGGCGCACGAGCGGGGCGTCCCCGCCGGCGACCCCGTCGTCGGGCAGGTCGGCGACCCGGGCGACGGCGGCGAGCGCCGCCTCGGGGCGCGCCACGAGGTCGGTGTAGCGGACGCGCACCGCACGCCCGGCGCGCGGCGGCCACCAGGCGGCGGCCGCGGCGTTCCACAGCGCCCAGAGCGCGGTGCTGCGCAGGAGGCCGGGGCGGGGCATGAGCGTCTCCTCCCCCGGGACGTCCCGGGTCGGCTTGCGGCGCTGCCAGGACCAGGCGGTGGCCCGCGGGTCGCGCACGAGGTGGACGACGCGGAGGTCGACGTCGGGCAGCCCCTCGAGCAGCAGCCCGTAGGTCGGCAGCTTCGAGGGGTCGACGACGACGCGGGCGCCGGTCACGCGGGCCGTGGCCCGGTAGAGGTCGGCGAGGACCGCGTCGTCGGGGTGCCGGGCGAGCGGGCGGCGGCCGGCCGCGCGCCGCAGGAGCACCGCGGGCAGGCGCCGCACGCGCAGCCGGGCCCGCAGCCGCGCGGCGAGGGCCGCCGGGTCGAGGTCGGGGTGGGCGCGGCGGACCTCCGCGAGCACCGCCGACCACACCGGGCACGCCGAGAAGGCGCGGCCGCAGCCGCACCGGTGGTCCTCGACGGCCCCGCGCGACCACAGGTAGCGCAGCTCCCCGGCGCAGAAGGCGCCCGGCAGCTGCCCGGTCGCCGAGGCCAGCAGGGTCGACCCGCTGCGGCCGCTGCCCGCGACGAGGAGGACGACGACGGGCTCAGCCACGGGACGCACCCGCCGTCGGCGCCGCGGGGGGAAGGGGCTCCGCCGTCCCGGCGTAGACGGCGTCGAGCAGGCGCACGTGCGCGGCGGGGTCGTGCTCGACGAGCACCCGCGCGCGGCCCGCGGCCCCCATCGCGGCGGCGCCGGCCGGGTCCTCGACGAGCCGCGTGAGGGCCGCCGCGAGGGCGGCGGGGTCCTCGGCCGGGACGACGAGGCCGTCGACGCCGTCGCGGACGAGCTCGGGGGCGCCGCCGAGCGCGGTGACGACCGCCGGCACCCCGGCGGCGAGGGCCTCGGTGACGGCCAGCGGCGCGTTCTCGGACCAGCGGGAGGGGACGGCCGCGGCGACGGCGCCGGCCACGAGCGCCCGGACGTCGTCGGCGGGCAGGCGGCCGTGGAAGACGACCCGGCCGGGCGCGACCTCCCGGGCGAGGGCCTCGAGGTCGGCCCGCGCGGGGCCGTCGCCCGCCACGTGGAGGCGGCGGACCGCGGGCGCGGCGGCGAGCGCGCGCAGGAGCACGTCGACCCCCTTCTCGGGCGAGAGGCGGCCGGCCACGACGACGTCGCGGCGCGCCGCCGCGGGCACGAGGACGTCGGCCGGGACGGGGGCGGCGGGGTTGCGGACGACGTGCGTGCGGCCGACGCCCACGCCGGCGCGGGCCAGCACGCCCGCGAGGAAGCGGCTGGGGGCGACGAGGGCGTGGACGCCGTCGTACGCGCCGAGCGCGCGGTGCAGGGCCGTCTCCACGGCGACGACGCCGCTGGCGGCGAGCGAGCCGCCCTTGCAGCGGTGCCGGACCGCCTGCAGCGGCCCGAGGACGCCCGGGCGGACGCAGCCGTCGCACGGGCGGGGCGGTCCGCCGTCGCGGCCCGGCGCGAGCATCTGGTAGCTGGGGCAGACGAGCTTGTAGTCGTGGAGCGTCATGACGCAGCGGACGCCCGCCCGCCGCACCGGCGCGAGGACCGACGGCGACAGCTGGTGGTAGATGTTGTGGCAGTGCACGACGTCCGGCGAGAAGCGCTGCAGCGCAGCGCTCATGCCGCGCCGCGCGGCCGGCGACCACACCGTGCCCGCGGCGGCCCGGACGCCCGCGAGCCCGGGCGGGGCGGGCTCCAGCTCCACGTGCGGCGCGAGGACGTCGCGCAGCGGGGCCCCGAGGGCGGCGTCGAGGACGTCGGGGGCCGGGTCGTCCGGGTGCCGCATGCCCCAGAGCGCGACGGCGTGGCCGGCGGCACGCTGCTGCTCGGCGAGGTCGAGGACGTGCGCCTCGGCCCCGCCCCGGCGGTGGAGGAACTTGTTGACGTGCAGGACCCGCACGCGCAGCGACCTCCTCGTCGTCGTCCCCCGTGACCGCGGCCCCGTGTCCTTGCTGTCCCGGGGCACCCGTACCCCACCACACCGGGCACCCCGGGGGGTCCGCCGCCCCGCTGGTGCCGCCCCGGGCACCCCGTCGGGTGACGCCCGCGGGCCCCTCCCCGCGCGACGTGTGGCCATGACGCCCGCCCGACCGGGCCTCCCCTCGCGACGTGCGGCCATGAGGCGCGTCCTGGGCGTCGGCCCTCGCGCACACGGCCGCACGTCGCGGGAGGGGAGGGCGGGGCAGGGCCAGGGGCGGGGCCGTGCGAGGCGGCCCGGCGGGCGGCGGGGGCGTGCGAGCATGCGCCCCAGGTATCCGACGACGCAGGGCAGCGGGGGACGGCGATGACGCGAGCAGCGCACCCGGACGCGGCCGACGGCGTCGCCGGGGCCGCGGCCCACGCGGCGCGGAAGGTCGCCCGGCACGTCCGCTGGGCCCGCACCGAGGGCGTCGGGCGGCTCGTCGAGGAGGACCGCCTCGACCCGCGCGAGCGCCTGCGCACCGCCTGGGCCGGGGCGAGGTGGCGTGCGGCGCACGGGCTCCCGCGCGGCAGCGCCCGCCCCGTCTACGTCGTCGGGCTGCAGCGCTCCGGGACGAACATGCTCCTGCGCGGGGTCGACGCCGCCCCCGAGGTCGAGGTCCGGGGCGAGGGCGACCGCCGCACGATGCACCGGTACCGGCTGCGCGGCGAGGACGCCGTCGTCGCCGCCGTCGGGCGCAGCCGCTCCCGGGTGCTCCTGCTCAAGCCGCTCTGCGACTCCCAGCACGTGGACCGGCTCCTGGACTCCCCCCGCCTGCCCGGCGGCCGCGCCCTGTGGGTCTACCGCGAGCCGCTGGCGCGGGCCCGCTCGGAGGTGTCGAAGTTCGGCACCTCCTCGCTGCGCGCGCTGCAGGCGGTGGCGGCCGGCGACGGCGGCCGGACGTGGCAGGGCGAGCGCCTCTCCCCCGCCTCGGTGGAGCTCGTCCGCTCCTTCGACCCGGCCACGTCGCTGTCGCCGCTCGGCGCGGCGCTCGTCCTGTGGTCGGTGCGCAACCGCCTCGTCGCCGAGCTCGGCCTCGACGCCCGCGACGACGTCGCCCTCCTGTCCTACGACGCCCTCGTGGCCGACCCGGCGGCGGAGGTGCAGCGGCTCTGCGAGCACGTCGGCCTCGTCCCCCGGCCCGCGCTGTGGGAGCACGTCGAGGCCCGCGCCACCCACCCCCCGCGGGTCGAGGCCGAGCCGCGCGCCGTCGCGCTCGCCGAGCAGGTCCACGCCGAGCTCGCCGCGGCGCGCGGCCGCCGCGACGCGACGGCGGCCGGCCGGTGACGCGGCGTCGCGGCGCGCGGGCCACGGCGGTGGCCCTGGCGGGCGTGCTGGCCCTCGGCGCGTGCACGGGCGACGAGCCCGCCCCGCCCGCGCCCCCGACCACGCCGACGCCCTCCACCGGCGCCACGCCGGCGCCCTCGGCGACGGCGGACGGCGGCACCGGCGGCTGGGCGGGTCTCGGCGAGGGCGCCCCGGCGGGCGAGCCGGGCCCCGAGCTCGTGGGCCTGGGCGCCAAGTGGGACTGGAGCCGCGCCGCGCAGACGGCCGGCTGGATCGAGCGCTCCGGCGGCGGGCCGACGTTCTACGAGGTCGTGTGGTGCGACGTCGAGCCCCGCGAGGGCGAGCGCGACTGGTCCGCGGTGGACCAGGTGCTCGACCGCGCGGAGGACCTCGGCGTCGACCTCGGCGCCTTCCTGCTCAAGGTCCGCACCGGCCGCTGCTGGGCCACCGGCGGCACGGCCGAGCACCCGCGCGGCGGGGGCGCCGGCACG
The genomic region above belongs to Pseudokineococcus lusitanus and contains:
- a CDS encoding sulfotransferase family protein yields the protein MPTRPPAAVSPDLPSPRTRAADAVRGRARVAVRSGRAAARALTGRAGALPGFVVVGAQRCGTTSLFDDLCRHPQVRRPTGKELQYFTLHHRRPLAWYRGHFPVTGAGEQTFEASPYYLFHPHAAERFAAALPRTRAVVLLRDPVERAVSHHLHSVRSGLERLPLEEALAAEPARMARAERLGVDSRAGHRLLRAGSYAARGRYGEQLARWVGALGPERVHVVRSEDLHADPAHHLAALQAFLGLDPVPLDHARRTRRRDDGGPDPLPAARRLLEGAFDADDAVLRRVTGWTSTW
- a CDS encoding type II toxin-antitoxin system VapC family toxin, whose protein sequence is MTDRGLLDTSTLLLLGRLDDDAVADLPDEPLISVITLAELAVGPLVATTDAERAARQAHLQQAEADFDPLPVDASAARAFGQVAASLRAAGRKPAARAYDALIAAVALAEGLPLHTCNPRDFAGIDGLDVRPVPHPDATAPSGRR
- a CDS encoding type II toxin-antitoxin system Phd/YefM family antitoxin, with translation MDTVTVRQLRNDGGAVLDRVARGTSLVVTRDGAEVAELRPRLRRSAPAEQLVARRRRLPVVDPDRLRADVDDLLDPGL
- a CDS encoding sulfotransferase family protein; the encoded protein is MSAPRVAPTTPRLAVVAGTGRSGTTLVTELVARHPATGFVSGLDDRLWQVVPGGPAGRGNGALYRAGGARPSSMRALAEAGRLLERGRLRVRPSEGYRLLDHHVMPGFSTVSRDLVADDLTPVVRDRLVAFVERRLAAQGAEVLVQHLTGWPRTGLLQAALPGTRTVHVVRDGRAVAASWLQMGWWDGRRGPDRWIYGPLPADLHEEWERSGRDFVVLAALGWRMLLEAAERARAAAAPGTWHDLRYEDLLDDPRGRLEEVLAFLGLPWTPALQAALRRHHRVERGRREAFRRELAPRQVAAVEAVLAEPLDRWGYAV
- a CDS encoding sulfotransferase → MAEPVVVLLVAGSGRSGSTLLASATGQLPGAFCAGELRYLWSRGAVEDHRCGCGRAFSACPVWSAVLAEVRRAHPDLDPAALAARLRARLRVRRLPAVLLRRAAGRRPLARHPDDAVLADLYRATARVTGARVVVDPSKLPTYGLLLEGLPDVDLRVVHLVRDPRATAWSWQRRKPTRDVPGEETLMPRPGLLRSTALWALWNAAAAAWWPPRAGRAVRVRYTDLVARPEAALAAVARVADLPDDGVAGGDAPLVRRGADGVPQVHLAPTHTVAGNPDRHGSGAVALREDDEWRTRMPRGPRAVVGALTAPVRLALAGRPGATS
- a CDS encoding glycosyltransferase: MRVLHVNKFLHRRGGAEAHVLDLAEQQRAAGHAVALWGMRHPDDPAPDVLDAALGAPLRDVLAPHVELEPAPPGLAGVRAAAGTVWSPAARRGMSAALQRFSPDVVHCHNIYHQLSPSVLAPVRRAGVRCVMTLHDYKLVCPSYQMLAPGRDGGPPRPCDGCVRPGVLGPLQAVRHRCKGGSLAASGVVAVETALHRALGAYDGVHALVAPSRFLAGVLARAGVGVGRTHVVRNPAAPVPADVLVPAAARRDVVVAGRLSPEKGVDVLLRALAAAPAVRRLHVAGDGPARADLEALAREVAPGRVVFHGRLPADDVRALVAGAVAAAVPSRWSENAPLAVTEALAAGVPAVVTALGGAPELVRDGVDGLVVPAEDPAALAAALTRLVEDPAGAAAMGAAGRARVLVEHDPAAHVRLLDAVYAGTAEPLPPAAPTAGASRG